A single window of Leptolyngbya ohadii IS1 DNA harbors:
- a CDS encoding carbon dioxide-concentrating mechanism protein, translating into MTYSTGSSMYSESALGLVSTRSFPAIVGTADMMLKSAAVRLVGYEKIGSGYCTAIVRGRISDVRLAVEQGADVAEQFGELVAKTIIPRPMPNLELILPISGQLSRLASEQGTSRLSNLAIGLLETRGFPAMVGAADAMLKSADVLLSSYEVIGDGLCTVIIRGQTSDVAVAVEAGMHEAERIGELHAVMVIPRPLEDLEDTLPVASCWVEQKQPIALPINLREKQKELVEQQMELPDLQQIAIPEEVERDG; encoded by the coding sequence ATGACTTATTCGACCGGATCATCAATGTACAGTGAGAGTGCGTTAGGGCTGGTTTCAACCCGCAGTTTTCCGGCGATCGTGGGCACTGCCGATATGATGCTGAAGTCCGCAGCGGTGCGGCTGGTCGGCTACGAAAAGATCGGCAGCGGCTACTGTACAGCGATCGTCCGGGGACGCATTTCCGATGTGCGATTAGCAGTTGAACAGGGCGCAGATGTAGCGGAGCAATTTGGTGAACTGGTGGCAAAGACGATTATTCCTCGCCCGATGCCCAACCTGGAACTGATTCTGCCGATTAGCGGTCAATTGTCTCGCCTCGCTTCGGAGCAGGGAACCAGTCGATTGAGCAATCTGGCGATCGGCTTACTGGAAACGCGCGGTTTTCCGGCAATGGTGGGCGCAGCAGACGCGATGCTGAAATCCGCTGATGTTCTGCTTTCCTCCTATGAAGTCATCGGTGATGGACTCTGCACGGTGATTATTCGTGGACAGACCTCTGATGTCGCGGTTGCCGTAGAAGCCGGGATGCATGAGGCTGAAAGGATTGGCGAACTCCATGCGGTGATGGTCATCCCCCGTCCGCTGGAAGATCTGGAAGACACCCTGCCCGTCGCAAGCTGCTGGGTCGAGCAGAAACAGCCGATCGCTCTCCCGATCAACCTGCGCGAAAAGCAGAAAGAATTGGTGGAACAGCAGATGGAACTCCCCGACCTTCAGCAAATTGCGATACCCGAAGAAGTGGAACGCGACGGCTAA
- a CDS encoding hydantoinase B/oxoprolinase family protein, translated as MTSPQGRWQFWIDRGGTFTDIVAQRPDGSLVIHKLLSENLDRYKDAPLQGIRDLLGVPSGEPLPADQIAAVKMGTTVATNALLERKGDRTVLLITQGFRDALRIGYQNRPNIFAQQIVLPEMLYEQVIEVEERCTAQGEILTPLNLDRLTKDLQGAYDAGIRSCAIVFMHGYRYPTHEQQAAAVAKAIGFTQISVSHQVSPLMKLVSRGDTTVVDAYLSPILRRYVDRIAADLQRSDLQRSDSDHKPTLMFMQSNGGLTDASLFQGKDSILSGPAGGIVGAVQTSARAGFDKIIGFDMGGTSTDVSHFNGTYSNGQYERVFETEVAGVRLRAPMMSIHTVAAGGGSILQFDGSRYRVGPQSAGAHPGPACYRKGGPLTVTDSNVMLGRIQPQFFPQVFGEAGNQPIDAEIVQQKFTDLAAEITTKTGNSQTRQQVAEGFLTIAIDKMATAIKKISIQRGYDVTEYTLCCFGGAGGQHACRIADALGMSQVFLHPYAGVLSAYGMGLADISTIREQAIESRLTDNLLPELTQILNKLTTEAQISVQQQGILPENIRSLPRVHLRYEGTDSALVIDFGDHSTMLRQYEAAYQQRYGFVMADKPLIVEAVSVEAIGKTTAPIESATVPQRTQPLTPTTIVRMYTYGQEHDTPVYLREQLCAHDRILGPALLIEATSTNVIEPGWQAILTEKNHLLLQKQSNTVTRREIEAHQPIAKPDPVLLEIFNNLVRSIAEEMGVTLQNTSYSVNIKERLDFSCAIFDRNGQLVANAPHIPVHLGSMSESVQSLMTAKGKTFKPGDVYVQNNPYNGGTHLPDITVITPVFLNTDTPQFYVASRGHHADIGGITPGSMPPHSQTIEQEGILIDNFLLVEQGQFHESEMRQLVTSGTYSVRNPDQNIADLQAQVAANERGVQELRRMVAHYGLEAVQTYMQFVQDNAAESVRRVLSVLQDGSFTYPLDDGTQIQVNITIDRPQRQATIDFTGTSPQQPNNLNAPLAICKAVVLYVFRTLVEDDIPLNAGCLQPLTILVPEGSLLNPRYPAAVVAGNVETSQAIANALYGALGVMAAAQGTMNNFTFGNDRYQYYETICGGSGAGRTFDGTDAVQTHMTNSRLTDPEVLEWRFPVLLENFAIRQGSGGTGKHSGGNGVIRCLQFREAMTAAILSSSRIVPPFGLAGGQPGAIGQNFVLRSTGATESLSGRAEVAMNPGDRFVIETPGGGGYGSKQEL; from the coding sequence ATGACTTCTCCTCAAGGACGCTGGCAGTTCTGGATCGATCGCGGTGGCACTTTTACCGACATCGTGGCACAGCGACCCGACGGATCTCTGGTCATTCACAAGCTGCTGTCCGAAAATCTCGATCGCTACAAGGACGCACCGCTTCAGGGGATTCGAGATTTACTGGGCGTTCCGTCGGGAGAGCCATTGCCAGCGGATCAAATTGCGGCAGTCAAAATGGGAACCACCGTGGCGACTAATGCCCTACTGGAGCGAAAGGGCGATCGCACCGTCCTTTTAATCACTCAGGGATTTCGGGATGCGCTGCGAATTGGCTACCAGAATCGACCCAATATTTTTGCACAGCAGATCGTCCTGCCGGAAATGCTCTACGAGCAGGTAATCGAAGTCGAGGAACGCTGCACGGCTCAGGGAGAAATTCTCACGCCGCTGAATCTCGATCGCCTGACAAAAGATCTTCAAGGGGCATACGATGCCGGAATTCGTTCCTGTGCGATCGTCTTCATGCACGGATATCGCTATCCCACCCATGAACAGCAGGCAGCAGCAGTGGCGAAGGCGATCGGCTTTACGCAAATTTCCGTTTCCCATCAGGTCAGTCCGCTGATGAAATTGGTGAGTCGGGGAGATACGACCGTGGTGGATGCCTATCTGTCCCCGATTCTCAGAAGGTATGTCGATCGCATTGCGGCGGATCTTCAGCGATCGGATCTTCAGCGATCGGACAGTGACCATAAGCCGACTCTGATGTTCATGCAATCCAACGGCGGACTCACGGATGCAAGTTTGTTTCAGGGCAAGGACAGCATTCTCTCAGGTCCAGCAGGCGGCATCGTCGGAGCGGTACAAACCAGTGCTAGAGCCGGATTCGATAAAATCATCGGCTTCGATATGGGTGGTACTTCAACGGACGTATCCCACTTTAACGGCACCTACTCCAACGGACAGTACGAGCGAGTCTTTGAAACGGAAGTTGCCGGGGTCAGACTTCGTGCCCCGATGATGTCGATTCATACCGTGGCGGCGGGTGGCGGCTCGATCTTGCAGTTTGACGGCTCTCGCTATCGGGTTGGACCGCAATCGGCAGGGGCACATCCCGGACCTGCCTGCTACCGCAAAGGCGGACCACTGACGGTGACGGACTCCAACGTAATGTTGGGCAGAATCCAGCCGCAGTTTTTCCCACAGGTGTTTGGCGAAGCGGGCAATCAGCCGATCGACGCAGAAATCGTCCAACAAAAATTTACCGACCTGGCAGCAGAAATTACGACAAAGACAGGCAATTCCCAAACGCGCCAGCAGGTCGCTGAAGGATTTCTCACGATCGCGATCGACAAGATGGCTACAGCGATTAAGAAAATCTCGATTCAGCGGGGCTATGACGTAACTGAATACACCCTCTGCTGCTTTGGAGGTGCGGGAGGACAACACGCCTGCCGGATTGCCGACGCGCTGGGCATGAGTCAGGTATTTCTCCATCCCTACGCGGGGGTTCTATCCGCCTACGGCATGGGTTTGGCAGATATCAGCACGATCCGCGAACAGGCGATCGAATCCCGCCTCACCGATAATCTGTTACCTGAGCTGACCCAAATTCTGAACAAACTCACTACCGAGGCTCAAATTTCCGTCCAGCAGCAGGGCATTCTCCCGGAAAACATTCGATCGCTTCCCAGAGTCCATCTGCGCTACGAGGGCACGGATTCCGCTCTAGTAATTGACTTTGGCGATCATTCCACCATGCTGCGCCAGTACGAGGCGGCATACCAGCAGCGATATGGCTTTGTGATGGCGGATAAGCCCCTGATTGTAGAAGCAGTTTCCGTAGAGGCGATCGGCAAAACCACTGCCCCGATTGAGAGTGCCACCGTTCCTCAGCGCACCCAGCCCCTCACGCCTACTACGATCGTCCGAATGTACACCTACGGGCAGGAACACGATACCCCCGTTTATCTACGGGAACAGCTTTGCGCTCACGATCGCATCCTGGGTCCAGCCCTCTTGATCGAAGCCACAAGCACCAACGTCATCGAACCGGGATGGCAGGCAATCCTGACCGAGAAAAATCATTTGCTGCTGCAAAAGCAATCTAATACCGTCACCCGACGCGAAATTGAAGCCCATCAACCTATCGCTAAACCCGATCCGGTGCTGCTGGAAATTTTCAACAATCTGGTGCGATCGATCGCCGAAGAAATGGGCGTAACCCTGCAAAACACCAGCTACTCGGTCAACATCAAGGAACGGTTGGACTTTTCCTGTGCCATTTTCGATCGCAACGGTCAACTCGTCGCCAATGCTCCCCATATTCCTGTCCATCTGGGTTCAATGAGTGAAAGCGTCCAGAGTTTGATGACCGCAAAAGGTAAGACCTTCAAACCGGGCGATGTCTATGTCCAAAACAATCCCTACAACGGCGGCACTCATCTTCCAGATATTACCGTCATTACACCCGTCTTCCTCAATACCGACACACCTCAGTTCTACGTCGCCTCACGCGGACACCATGCCGATATTGGAGGCATTACCCCCGGTTCCATGCCGCCGCATAGCCAGACGATCGAGCAGGAAGGCATTTTGATTGATAACTTCCTATTGGTTGAGCAGGGACAGTTCCACGAATCCGAAATGCGTCAGCTCGTCACCTCCGGAACCTATTCCGTTCGTAACCCTGACCAGAACATCGCAGACCTCCAGGCACAGGTTGCAGCCAATGAGCGAGGCGTACAGGAACTCCGACGCATGGTGGCTCATTACGGGCTAGAAGCCGTCCAGACCTATATGCAGTTTGTCCAGGACAACGCAGCCGAATCCGTCCGGCGAGTCCTCAGCGTTCTGCAAGACGGCAGCTTTACCTACCCCCTGGACGACGGCACACAGATTCAGGTCAACATTACGATCGACCGTCCCCAGCGCCAAGCCACGATCGACTTCACAGGAACTTCCCCCCAGCAGCCCAATAACCTCAATGCCCCTCTCGCGATTTGTAAGGCAGTTGTCCTGTATGTCTTCCGCACCCTCGTCGAGGACGATATTCCCCTCAACGCAGGCTGTCTTCAACCCCTCACCATCCTCGTTCCCGAAGGAAGCTTACTGAACCCCCGCTATCCCGCCGCTGTAGTGGCAGGCAATGTGGAAACCTCCCAGGCGATCGCCAATGCTCTCTACGGTGCGTTAGGTGTCATGGCAGCCGCTCAGGGTACGATGAACAACTTTACTTTTGGAAACGATCGCTACCAGTATTACGAAACTATCTGCGGCGGATCGGGAGCAGGTCGAACCTTTGACGGCACGGACGCAGTACAAACCCACATGACCAATTCTCGCCTCACCGATCCGGAAGTCCTGGAATGGCGATTTCCCGTCCTGCTAGAAAATTTTGCGATTCGACAGGGCAGCGGCGGCACAGGAAAACACTCCGGCGGCAACGGTGTAATTCGCTGTCTCCAGTTCCGGGAAGCCATGACCGCTGCCATTCTCTCCAGCAGTCGCATCGTCCCTCCCTTCGGTTTAGCAGGCGGACAACCGGGAGCGATCGGACAAAATTTCGTCCTGCGATCGACCGGAGCAACCGAATCCCTGAGCGGCAGAGCCGAAGTTGCCATGAACCCAGGTGATCGATTCGTGATCGAAACTCCTGGCGGCGGCGGCTATGGATCTAAACAGGAACTATAA
- a CDS encoding homoserine dehydrogenase has product MAFKVGLLGLGTVGSGTAAILLDPAQRHPLLKELKIHRVGVRSLDKARAVDLPVEQLTTDLESIVTDPEVDVVVEVMGGLEPARSLMLKAIAHGKHVVTANKAAIARYGDEIFTAANAAGVYVLIEAAVAGGIPVIEPLKQSLCANRIQAVTGIVNGTTNYILSRMQSEGSDFNEVLADAQRLGYAEADPTADVDGLDAADKVAILASLAFGGRIKLPEVHCEGIRSVSAADIAYAEKLGFVIKLLATAKRDAVGEDEAEQLQVRVHPTLVPKSHPLASVNGVYNAILIEGDPVGQVMFFGPGAGSGPTASAVVADILNIAAILKVGRDTVVQPDGKPLLDPLLACSHQHYSKITPIDELVTRFYARVLTQDSPGVIGKLGTCFGNHEVSLESVVQTGLRDDSAEIVVITHYVREGNFREALAEIQSMESVQSIASVLRVL; this is encoded by the coding sequence GTGGCATTTAAGGTTGGTTTATTGGGATTGGGAACCGTAGGTTCAGGCACCGCCGCGATTCTGCTCGATCCGGCACAACGACACCCCCTGCTCAAGGAGCTAAAAATTCACCGTGTCGGCGTTCGATCGCTGGATAAAGCCAGAGCGGTTGATTTGCCAGTGGAGCAGCTCACGACGGATTTAGAGTCGATCGTCACCGATCCTGAAGTAGATGTTGTGGTTGAGGTGATGGGAGGCTTGGAACCTGCCCGATCGCTGATGCTGAAGGCAATTGCCCACGGGAAGCACGTCGTTACAGCAAACAAGGCGGCGATCGCCCGATACGGCGACGAGATTTTTACGGCGGCAAATGCGGCTGGAGTCTACGTGCTAATTGAGGCGGCAGTGGCGGGCGGCATCCCCGTAATTGAACCGCTGAAGCAATCCCTTTGTGCTAATCGGATTCAGGCAGTTACGGGCATTGTTAACGGCACCACAAACTATATTTTGAGCCGGATGCAGTCTGAGGGCAGCGACTTTAATGAAGTTCTGGCAGATGCTCAGCGATTAGGCTATGCCGAAGCCGATCCCACAGCAGACGTGGATGGACTCGACGCAGCGGATAAGGTCGCAATTCTGGCATCGCTGGCGTTTGGAGGGCGGATTAAGCTCCCAGAAGTACACTGTGAAGGCATTCGATCGGTGAGTGCGGCGGACATTGCCTATGCAGAAAAGCTGGGCTTTGTGATTAAACTCCTGGCAACGGCAAAGCGAGACGCCGTTGGAGAGGATGAGGCAGAACAATTACAGGTGCGTGTGCATCCAACGCTCGTTCCCAAAAGTCATCCGCTGGCGAGCGTCAATGGGGTGTACAACGCCATTTTGATTGAGGGCGACCCCGTAGGACAGGTAATGTTTTTTGGTCCGGGTGCAGGGTCAGGTCCAACCGCCAGCGCAGTCGTCGCCGACATTCTCAACATTGCCGCCATTCTGAAGGTCGGACGCGATACCGTTGTGCAGCCAGACGGGAAGCCGCTGCTTGATCCACTGCTTGCCTGCTCCCATCAGCACTACAGCAAAATTACGCCGATCGATGAACTAGTGACGCGATTCTATGCACGGGTTCTGACTCAGGACAGTCCGGGGGTGATTGGCAAACTGGGCACCTGCTTCGGCAACCATGAGGTCAGCCTAGAGTCGGTGGTGCAGACCGGGCTACGCGATGATTCCGCCGAAATTGTGGTGATTACGCACTACGTTCGCGAAGGCAATTTCCGGGAAGCACTGGCGGAAATTCAATCGATGGAGTCGGTGCAGTCGATCGCGAGTGTGCTGCGTGTTTTATAG